The following are encoded together in the Arcobacter aquimarinus genome:
- a CDS encoding SDR family oxidoreductase encodes MKVLLTGSTGYIGRRLKQILLNDENIELKLLVRNKKSVTTLDKNVTIIQGDTFDKESLKEALKDVEVAYYLIHSLSNENYKDLDKISAQNFLDVANECGVKRIIYLGGLGVKNENTSEHLLSRIETGEILSSNKNVQTIWFRAGVIIGSGSASFEIIRNLTEKLPIMTTPKWVNTKAQPIAVSDVLSYLHNGLYLNEKENLIVDIGSEQLSYKNMMLKTAKVLGLKRYLITLPFMSINLSSYWLNLFTPVPFTVAKALIEGLKSEVIIQNDHAKKYFPNITPISYEEAVKNAINEIEENQVISRWNDKGDGVWEKNAQNEISKAVFIDRKEVDISHIDASKVYQSFISIGGENGWFDFDFLWELRGIIDKLIGGVGLKRGRRSQCDLRISDCLDFWKVVDLQKDERLLLYAQMKVPGEAWLEFKIKDNKLIQSAYFYPKGVLGRLYWYALVPLHYFVFNNMIKSIIKKAKAL; translated from the coding sequence ATGAAAGTACTACTAACAGGCTCTACTGGATATATTGGAAGAAGATTAAAACAAATACTTTTAAATGATGAAAATATAGAATTAAAACTTCTTGTTCGAAATAAAAAAAGTGTAACTACTTTAGATAAAAACGTTACTATCATACAAGGGGATACTTTTGATAAAGAGAGTTTGAAAGAAGCCCTAAAAGATGTAGAAGTGGCTTATTATTTGATTCACTCTTTAAGTAATGAAAACTATAAAGACCTAGATAAAATCTCTGCTCAAAACTTTCTAGATGTTGCAAATGAGTGTGGAGTAAAAAGAATCATTTATCTTGGTGGGCTTGGAGTTAAAAATGAAAATACAAGTGAACATTTACTTTCTCGTATTGAAACGGGAGAAATTTTAAGCTCAAATAAAAATGTTCAAACTATTTGGTTTAGAGCTGGTGTGATTATTGGTTCGGGAAGTGCTAGTTTTGAGATTATTAGAAACTTAACTGAAAAACTTCCTATTATGACAACTCCAAAATGGGTAAATACAAAAGCTCAACCAATAGCTGTAAGTGATGTTTTATCATATTTACACAATGGTTTGTATTTAAATGAAAAAGAAAATTTGATAGTTGATATTGGAAGTGAACAACTAAGTTATAAAAATATGATGTTAAAAACTGCAAAAGTTTTGGGATTAAAAAGATATTTGATTACCTTGCCTTTTATGAGTATAAATCTCTCTTCTTATTGGCTAAATCTTTTTACGCCCGTTCCTTTTACCGTTGCAAAAGCTTTGATTGAAGGGCTTAAATCAGAAGTAATAATTCAAAATGACCACGCAAAAAAATATTTCCCAAATATAACTCCAATCTCTTATGAAGAGGCTGTAAAAAATGCTATAAATGAGATAGAAGAAAACCAAGTAATAAGCAGATGGAATGACAAAGGAGATGGAGTTTGGGAGAAAAATGCTCAAAATGAAATCTCAAAAGCTGTATTTATAGATAGAAAAGAAGTAGATATTTCACATATAGATGCTTCAAAAGTCTATCAATCATTTATTAGTATTGGTGGAGAAAATGGCTGGTTTGACTTTGATTTTTTATGGGAATTAAGAGGAATTATCGATAAATTAATCGGTGGAGTTGGACTTAAACGTGGAAGAAGAAGCCAATGTGATTTAAGAATTAGTGATTGTTTAGATTTTTGGAAAGTTGTGGATTTACAAAAAGATGAAAGACTTTTACTTTATGCTCAAATGAAAGTTCCAGGGGAAGCTTGGCTTGAATTTAAAATCAAAGATAACAAACTAATCCAATCAGCCTACTTTTATCCAAAAGGAGTTTTGGGAAGATTATACTGGTATGCGTTGGTTCCCCTTCACTATTTTGTATTTAACAATATGATAAAAAGTATAATCAAAAAGGCAAAAGCTCTTTAG
- a CDS encoding P-loop NTPase fold protein, producing the protein MANAKILKEYLVDENNGYLLNDNNNGKVIMLSGKWGSGKTHFWKKIIATDELKKELSIKNSAYSYVSLYGKSSIEEIENDIFAQLYFSAIGGENIVTQKVSTFTKYTKRYGSIFSEKIEKFANGVKEEQKDNQERIALERLKNGAIICFDDFERKSKDIDLNDLFGFITQLTLNFDCKVVIILNDDVFKGEEKDVFSKVKEKSVSKFLKYDPSIKELFETIFSIKRYRVLDKYKEIILKTIEETEELNARIYIQVLDNLVEWIEKKQEMNDAILRYLIFININFILYHCHFIEKKMNDGKLFFIKELDYISDKNFQILSKEFFNILNKKEINVNLIIDEITTSPSMTQKNKLIDFINDNKIYIKIWYLFYRYKINYIGTNNVLFQKINNFIETGILIDE; encoded by the coding sequence ATGGCAAATGCGAAAATCCTAAAAGAATATTTAGTTGATGAAAATAATGGATATTTACTAAATGATAATAACAACGGTAAAGTTATTATGCTTTCAGGAAAATGGGGAAGTGGGAAAACTCATTTTTGGAAGAAGATTATTGCAACTGATGAATTAAAAAAAGAGTTAAGTATCAAAAATAGTGCTTATTCTTACGTAAGTTTGTATGGTAAAAGTTCAATTGAAGAGATTGAAAATGATATTTTCGCACAATTATATTTTAGTGCAATAGGTGGAGAAAATATTGTTACACAAAAAGTTTCTACATTTACAAAATATACAAAAAGATATGGAAGTATTTTTTCTGAAAAGATTGAAAAATTTGCAAATGGTGTGAAAGAAGAACAAAAAGACAATCAAGAAAGAATTGCTCTTGAAAGATTAAAGAATGGTGCAATCATCTGTTTTGATGATTTTGAAAGAAAATCAAAAGATATAGATTTAAATGATTTATTTGGATTTATTACTCAATTAACTTTAAACTTTGATTGTAAAGTAGTGATTATTTTAAATGATGATGTATTTAAAGGTGAAGAAAAAGATGTATTTTCAAAAGTAAAAGAAAAATCTGTATCAAAGTTTTTGAAATATGACCCAAGCATAAAAGAACTTTTTGAAACTATTTTTAGTATTAAACGATATAGAGTATTAGATAAGTATAAAGAAATTATTCTAAAAACTATTGAAGAAACAGAAGAATTAAATGCAAGAATCTATATTCAAGTTTTGGATAATTTAGTTGAATGGATTGAAAAAAAACAAGAAATGAATGATGCTATTTTAAGATATTTAATTTTTATTAATATTAATTTTATTTTGTATCATTGTCATTTCATCGAAAAAAAAATGAATGACGGAAAGCTTTTCTTTATTAAAGAATTAGATTATATATCTGATAAAAATTTTCAAATTTTGAGTAAAGAATTTTTTAATATTTTAAATAAAAAAGAAATTAATGTAAATTTAATAATTGATGAAATAACCACTTCCCCTTCTATGACACAAAAAAACAAACTAATAGATTTTATAAATGATAATAAAATATATATAAAAATTTGGTATTTGTTTTATAGATATAAAATTAATTATATTGGGACAAATAATGTTTTATTCCAAAAAATTAATAACTTCATAGAAACAGGAATTTTAATAGATGAATAA
- the ilvD gene encoding dihydroxy-acid dehydratase, translating to MRSDEVKKGFDRTPHRSLLRATGLKDEDFDKPFIGVANSFIELIPGHFFLDKVSAIIKEEIRANGCVPFEFNTIGVDDGIAMGHDGMLFSLPSRELIANSIETVMNAHKLDAMIAIPNCDKIVPGMIMGALRVNVPTVFVSGGPMEKGYTKDGTPIDLATAFEAVGKHEAGEMSDEELKDIECNACPSGGSCSGMFTANSMNTLMEAMGIALPGNGTILALTPEREELYRKAARRICEIALDEASREKYKLKNILNENAVKNAFAVDMAMGGSSNTVLHMLAIAKEAGVNFELKDINAISKKVSHIAKISPSLSTVHMEDINKAGGVNAVMKEMSKRGDDILMENLTISGETTLEKIKDAYIKDTNIIHTIDNPYSAVGGLAILYGNLAEQGAVIKTAGITGSRVFTGKAVCFDGQPEAIKGIVSGKVQAGDVVVIRYEGPKGGPGMQEMLAPTSLIMGMGLGDKVALITDGRFSGATRGASIGHVSPEAAEGGMIGLLKDGDEIHIDVDQYILSVNLSDDEIAKRKAEFKPLKKPLNSSWLGQYRALVTNASSGAVLKTDL from the coding sequence TTGAGAAGTGATGAAGTAAAAAAAGGGTTTGATAGAACTCCTCATAGGTCATTATTAAGAGCAACTGGTTTAAAAGATGAAGATTTTGATAAACCATTTATTGGAGTAGCTAATTCTTTTATTGAATTAATTCCTGGACATTTTTTCTTGGATAAGGTATCAGCTATTATAAAAGAAGAGATAAGAGCTAATGGCTGTGTTCCATTTGAATTCAACACTATTGGAGTTGATGATGGTATCGCTATGGGACATGATGGTATGTTATTTTCATTACCGTCAAGAGAGTTAATTGCAAACTCTATTGAGACTGTGATGAATGCACATAAATTAGATGCAATGATTGCTATTCCTAATTGTGATAAAATAGTTCCAGGTATGATTATGGGAGCTTTAAGAGTAAATGTTCCAACAGTATTTGTATCAGGTGGTCCAATGGAAAAAGGTTACACAAAAGATGGAACTCCAATTGACTTAGCAACTGCTTTTGAAGCTGTTGGAAAGCATGAAGCTGGTGAAATGAGTGATGAAGAGTTAAAAGATATCGAATGTAATGCATGTCCAAGTGGAGGTTCATGTTCAGGTATGTTTACAGCTAACTCTATGAATACACTTATGGAAGCAATGGGGATTGCATTACCAGGTAATGGTACAATCTTGGCTTTAACTCCTGAGAGAGAAGAGTTATATAGAAAAGCTGCTAGAAGAATTTGTGAAATTGCATTAGATGAAGCATCAAGAGAAAAATATAAATTAAAAAATATCTTAAATGAAAATGCGGTTAAAAATGCATTTGCAGTTGATATGGCAATGGGTGGAAGTTCAAACACTGTATTACATATGTTAGCTATTGCTAAAGAAGCAGGTGTTAATTTTGAATTAAAAGACATTAATGCTATTTCAAAAAAAGTTTCTCATATTGCTAAAATTTCTCCATCTTTATCTACTGTTCATATGGAAGATATCAACAAAGCTGGTGGTGTAAATGCTGTTATGAAAGAGATGTCAAAAAGAGGTGATGATATTTTAATGGAAAACCTTACAATCTCTGGAGAAACTACTTTAGAAAAAATCAAAGATGCTTACATCAAAGATACAAATATTATTCACACTATTGATAATCCATATTCAGCGGTGGGTGGATTAGCTATTTTATATGGAAACTTAGCTGAGCAAGGTGCTGTTATTAAAACTGCTGGAATTACTGGTTCTAGAGTATTTACAGGGAAAGCTGTATGTTTTGATGGACAACCAGAAGCAATTAAAGGAATTGTATCAGGAAAAGTTCAAGCTGGTGATGTTGTAGTTATCAGATATGAAGGTCCAAAAGGAGGTCCTGGAATGCAAGAAATGTTAGCACCAACTTCTTTAATCATGGGAATGGGACTTGGAGATAAAGTAGCATTAATCACAGATGGAAGATTTAGTGGAGCTACAAGAGGAGCATCTATTGGTCACGTAAGTCCTGAAGCAGCTGAAGGTGGAATGATTGGATTACTAAAAGATGGTGATGAAATTCATATCGATGTTGACCAATATATCTTATCTGTAAACTTATCTGATGATGAAATAGCAAAAAGAAAAGCTGAATTTAAACCATTAAAAAAACCACTTAATTCTTCTTGGTTAGGTCAATATAGAGCACTTGTAACAAATGCAAGTAGTGGTGCTGTTTTAAAAACAGATTTATAA
- a CDS encoding type II toxin-antitoxin system RelE family toxin, with amino-acid sequence MYSVVYKKTAIKDFKRIDKANIKFITDSILEFTNNFSFEYEQELLKTGKIKKLQGLNEELYRLKLRTYRVIYKKEEDRLIILVVAVKSRENSYKK; translated from the coding sequence ATGTATAGTGTTGTTTATAAAAAAACAGCAATAAAAGATTTCAAACGAATAGACAAAGCAAATATTAAATTCATTACAGATTCAATTTTAGAATTTACAAATAATTTCTCTTTTGAATACGAACAAGAACTTCTAAAAACTGGCAAAATAAAAAAACTTCAAGGATTAAATGAAGAACTTTATAGATTAAAACTTAGAACATATAGGGTTATTTATAAAAAAGAGGAAGATAGACTTATTATACTTGTTGTTGCTGTGAAATCAAGAGAAAATTCGTATAAGAAATAA
- a CDS encoding cobyric acid synthase — MNNISIFGTSSDAGKSTITFVIAKILQDLGISVTPFKAQNVSNNSHVCDDGSEIAIAQYFQAEVLGVPTSYHLNPVLLKSGRGSSASLIVEGKVVTNKDVREYYRDLDLLKPAVKRCFDYLDKKYDCIVAEGAGSPVELNLMDKDLSNIFIASVYNTKIILVADIEKGGVFASIWGVYNLLPEKLRKNVIGVIVNKFRGDLTLFDEGIRIIQEDFKIPVLGVLPYLPFNLGFEDSASLKNFVQQPKNKKLDIAVIAYPYMSNYNDFEPLIADDEVFVEFVSSNISLEKFDLVILPGSKLVIKDLLWLKKTGLFEQIKNYKKEICAICGGYEMMFENLEDIYAIENEEIIKEEGFAFIPDNIIFEKEKILEKKTYELFGEKIAGFEIHHGMCEKYPLSFEKQNFKGTFVHQIFDNNEFRTKYFKSIKADYVGFDFQEYKKQTVDNFISTLKAKLDVEHLIKSIS; from the coding sequence ATGAATAACATCTCAATCTTCGGAACTTCAAGTGATGCAGGAAAATCAACAATCACTTTTGTGATAGCTAAAATACTTCAAGATTTAGGAATTTCAGTAACACCATTTAAAGCACAAAATGTATCAAATAATTCTCACGTTTGCGATGATGGAAGTGAAATAGCAATCGCTCAATATTTTCAAGCTGAGGTTTTAGGTGTTCCTACTTCATATCATCTAAATCCAGTATTACTAAAATCTGGACGAGGAAGTTCTGCCTCACTTATAGTTGAGGGAAAAGTTGTAACTAATAAAGATGTGAGAGAATATTATAGAGATTTAGATTTACTTAAACCTGCTGTTAAGCGATGTTTTGATTATCTTGATAAAAAGTATGATTGCATAGTTGCTGAGGGTGCTGGAAGTCCCGTTGAGTTAAATCTTATGGATAAAGACTTATCAAATATTTTTATAGCTAGTGTTTATAACACAAAAATCATACTTGTAGCAGACATAGAAAAAGGTGGAGTTTTTGCTTCTATTTGGGGAGTTTATAATCTACTTCCAGAAAAGTTACGAAAAAATGTAATAGGTGTAATTGTAAATAAATTTAGAGGTGATTTAACACTTTTTGATGAAGGCATTAGAATCATTCAAGAGGATTTCAAGATTCCAGTTTTAGGAGTATTGCCATATCTGCCTTTTAATCTTGGATTTGAAGATAGTGCTAGTTTGAAAAACTTTGTTCAACAACCCAAAAATAAAAAACTAGATATTGCAGTAATTGCATATCCATATATGAGTAACTACAATGATTTTGAGCCTTTGATTGCTGATGATGAGGTTTTTGTGGAGTTTGTTAGTTCCAACATTTCACTTGAAAAGTTTGATTTAGTGATACTTCCTGGAAGTAAACTTGTAATCAAAGATTTGCTTTGGTTAAAAAAGACTGGACTTTTTGAGCAGATTAAAAACTACAAAAAAGAGATTTGTGCTATTTGTGGTGGATATGAGATGATGTTTGAGAATCTTGAAGATATTTATGCAATAGAGAATGAAGAAATCATCAAAGAAGAGGGATTTGCCTTTATTCCTGATAATATTATTTTTGAAAAAGAGAAAATTTTAGAGAAAAAAACTTATGAGTTATTTGGTGAAAAAATAGCTGGTTTTGAAATACATCATGGAATGTGTGAAAAATATCCATTATCTTTTGAAAAACAAAATTTCAAAGGTACTTTTGTACATCAAATTTTTGATAACAACGAATTTAGAACAAAATATTTTAAATCAATAAAAGCTGATTATGTAGGTTTTGATTTTCAAGAGTATAAAAAACAAACTGTTGATAATTTTATCTCTACTTTAAAAGCAAAATTAGATGTAGAACATTTAATAAAAAGCATAAGCTAA
- a CDS encoding ArsS family sensor histidine kinase produces the protein MIKNISISTFVNIIFTLAFISIFITFAMFINYDKQKHELSLQNRYELIAENFLSTFQSHPTFETLLALYKKFQVIPIEEREEKLEIIKNAQELTITQNFLGTYRVYKYNDVYYIYVQQFGYNVMLKDSTNHNYSMAFIVIGFTISLFTFLFLYEILKRKLHPLKVLNKQLIAFSNGNKDIKLNYTSNDEIGTIAKSFNEAINIINNQSKSKDLFMRNMMHELKTPITKAMFIAETLNDDNKRETLQRAFKRMDDIIKELATVEKLTSKNTMIFKEESSFFKIYTKTLDLMMVNPENIAAKIRDFKFEVDTYMMSIALKNLIDNAIKFSPNKKAIINASKEKIEISSLGEPLSHELSYYTEAFSQEEKRSDGFGLGLYIVKTVVNLHGFKLEYKYEGGRNYFIINMMK, from the coding sequence ATGATAAAAAATATCTCTATTTCCACTTTTGTAAATATCATATTTACGTTGGCTTTTATCTCTATTTTTATAACTTTTGCAATGTTTATCAATTATGATAAACAAAAACATGAACTTTCACTTCAAAATAGATATGAATTAATAGCAGAAAATTTTTTAAGTACATTTCAAAGTCATCCAACTTTTGAAACCCTGCTTGCTTTATACAAAAAGTTTCAAGTTATACCTATTGAAGAGAGAGAAGAGAAACTTGAAATAATAAAAAATGCTCAAGAATTAACAATAACACAAAATTTTTTAGGAACATACAGAGTTTATAAATATAATGATGTTTACTATATCTATGTACAACAATTTGGCTATAACGTTATGCTAAAAGACTCTACAAATCACAACTATAGTATGGCTTTTATTGTTATTGGATTTACCATATCTTTGTTTACTTTTTTATTTTTATATGAAATTTTAAAAAGAAAATTACATCCATTAAAAGTGCTAAATAAACAACTTATTGCATTTTCAAATGGAAATAAAGATATAAAGCTAAACTATACGAGTAACGATGAAATAGGAACTATTGCTAAAAGTTTTAATGAAGCAATAAATATCATAAATAATCAATCAAAATCAAAAGATTTATTTATGCGAAATATGATGCATGAATTAAAAACTCCTATTACAAAAGCTATGTTTATTGCTGAAACTTTAAATGATGATAACAAAAGAGAGACCTTACAAAGAGCCTTTAAAAGAATGGATGATATTATCAAAGAATTAGCAACAGTTGAAAAATTAACTTCTAAAAACACTATGATTTTTAAAGAAGAGAGCTCTTTTTTCAAAATATATACAAAAACTTTAGATTTAATGATGGTAAATCCTGAAAATATTGCTGCTAAAATCAGAGATTTTAAATTTGAAGTTGATACTTATATGATGTCTATTGCTTTAAAAAATCTTATAGATAATGCTATAAAATTCTCACCAAATAAAAAAGCAATTATAAATGCTTCAAAAGAGAAAATAGAAATTAGCTCTTTAGGGGAGCCTTTAAGTCATGAACTTTCTTATTATACAGAAGCCTTTTCACAAGAAGAAAAAAGAAGTGATGGTTTTGGATTAGGACTTTATATCGTAAAAACTGTTGTAAATTTACATGGATTTAAACTAGAATATAAATACGAAGGTGGAAGAAATTACTTCATCATAAATATGATGAAGTAA
- a CDS encoding Do family serine endopeptidase — translation MKKKLLLISTLIATQLFAKTIDFEMMDKNPTRIAPNTTNEILSFNSSIKDSVHSIVNISAKRHVDTGLDTLPLQMFNDPFFKRFFGDQFGNQFKQNRVQRSLGSGVIVSKDGYIVTNNHVVENAEEITVTIGDDTTEYNAKLIGRDADSDIAVIKIDSDVKLTPIKLGDSNSLMVGDVIFAIGNPFGVGSTVTQGIISALNKNKVGINRYENYIQTDASINPGNSGGALVDSRGALIGINTAIISKSGGNNGIGFAIPVAMVKDVVEKLVADGKVTRGYLGVAIGELDNDLAKVYKRKEGALVLDISTETPAAKGGLKRGDLIYSINGKAIKDRTSLQNTIASFPPDEKIKLGIERDGKDISLDIVLGDRSTLVQIQSDNNTFLGGLKLSVIDSQLQKQFRLPVDSAGILISDVEPKSNAEKVGFQAGDIIVQIEDVEIKNFTNIETALKKYNKKYKRVYVNRYGQTILFVIQ, via the coding sequence GTGAAGAAAAAACTTTTACTAATTTCTACGCTGATTGCAACACAATTGTTTGCGAAAACTATAGATTTTGAAATGATGGATAAAAATCCAACAAGAATAGCTCCAAATACAACAAATGAAATTTTGTCTTTTAATAGCAGTATAAAAGATTCTGTACACTCTATTGTTAATATTTCTGCAAAAAGACATGTGGATACAGGCTTAGATACTTTACCTTTACAAATGTTTAATGACCCATTTTTCAAAAGATTTTTTGGTGATCAATTTGGAAATCAATTTAAACAAAATAGAGTTCAAAGATCTTTAGGTTCAGGAGTAATCGTTTCAAAAGATGGTTATATAGTTACAAATAATCATGTTGTTGAAAATGCAGAAGAGATAACTGTAACAATCGGTGATGATACAACAGAATATAACGCAAAACTTATAGGTCGAGATGCAGATAGTGATATTGCTGTAATAAAAATAGATTCTGATGTGAAATTAACTCCTATCAAACTTGGTGATTCAAATAGCTTAATGGTGGGAGATGTTATTTTTGCTATTGGAAATCCATTTGGAGTGGGAAGTACTGTAACTCAAGGAATTATTTCAGCTTTAAATAAAAATAAAGTTGGAATAAATAGATATGAAAATTATATTCAAACTGATGCTTCAATAAATCCTGGAAATTCTGGTGGTGCATTGGTTGATAGCCGTGGAGCTTTAATTGGAATTAACACAGCTATCATCTCAAAAAGTGGTGGTAATAATGGAATTGGATTTGCAATTCCTGTTGCAATGGTTAAAGATGTTGTTGAAAAACTTGTAGCAGATGGAAAAGTAACAAGAGGTTACTTAGGTGTTGCTATTGGAGAATTAGATAATGATTTAGCAAAAGTTTATAAAAGAAAAGAAGGTGCTTTAGTTCTAGATATCTCAACTGAAACTCCTGCAGCTAAAGGTGGTTTAAAAAGAGGAGATTTAATCTATTCTATAAATGGTAAAGCTATAAAAGATAGAACTTCTTTACAAAATACGATTGCATCATTCCCACCTGATGAAAAAATTAAATTAGGTATTGAAAGAGATGGGAAAGATATATCTTTAGATATAGTTTTAGGAGATAGATCAACTTTAGTTCAAATTCAATCTGATAACAATACTTTCCTTGGTGGTTTAAAACTAAGTGTTATTGACTCTCAATTACAAAAACAGTTTAGATTACCTGTTGATTCAGCTGGAATATTAATTTCAGATGTAGAACCAAAATCAAATGCTGAAAAAGTTGGTTTTCAAGCTGGAGATATTATAGTTCAAATTGAAGATGTAGAAATTAAGAATTTTACAAATATAGAAACAGCTTTAAAAAAGTATAATAAGAAATATAAAAGAGTTTATGTAAATAGATATGGTCAAACTATTCTATTTGTAATTCAATAA
- the cbiB gene encoding adenosylcobinamide-phosphate synthase CbiB — MFYEVALIAYILDRIFKEYEELKFFKHPIILMGNYISWFQKKFYKDSIFRGFLLTISLIFIVFIISYFLSLFDNILVQGFLASFTIASKMLYDSVNEVITSENLQEKKQKISMLVSRDTSDLNDSQINKAAIETYAENLSDGVVAPLFYLLCFGIVGAFIYKAINTLDSMVGYRNEKYEKFGKFSARLDDVVNFIPSRITAILIALLFFSKKAFLEFKRYGKKHESINAGYPISAFALAINVKLGGPTSYFGKIKNKPFFGDGKENIENSDVLEALSLRNRLDIFIIIVLILGVLV; from the coding sequence ATGTTTTATGAAGTAGCTTTGATAGCATATATTTTAGATAGGATTTTTAAAGAGTATGAAGAACTTAAGTTTTTTAAACATCCTATTATTTTGATGGGAAATTATATTTCTTGGTTTCAAAAGAAGTTTTATAAGGATTCTATTTTTAGAGGATTTCTTTTAACAATTTCTCTTATATTTATAGTTTTTATAATCTCATATTTTTTATCTTTGTTTGATAATATTTTAGTTCAAGGATTTTTAGCATCATTTACAATAGCTTCTAAAATGCTTTATGATAGTGTAAACGAGGTTATAACAAGTGAAAATTTACAAGAAAAAAAACAAAAAATTTCTATGTTAGTTAGTCGTGATACATCAGACTTGAATGATAGTCAAATAAATAAAGCAGCAATTGAAACTTATGCTGAAAACCTAAGTGATGGAGTTGTTGCTCCACTTTTTTATCTTTTATGTTTTGGAATAGTTGGAGCATTTATTTATAAAGCTATAAATACTCTTGATTCAATGGTTGGATATAGAAATGAAAAATATGAAAAGTTTGGTAAATTTTCTGCTAGACTCGATGATGTTGTAAATTTTATTCCTTCAAGAATCACAGCTATTTTGATAGCTTTACTATTTTTTAGTAAAAAAGCTTTTTTAGAGTTTAAAAGATATGGAAAAAAACATGAAAGTATAAACGCAGGTTATCCAATATCAGCTTTTGCACTAGCTATAAATGTTAAACTAGGCGGTCCAACTTCTTATTTTGGAAAGATAAAAAATAAACCTTTTTTTGGAGATGGAAAAGAAAATATAGAAAATAGTGATGTTTTAGAGGCTTTAAGTCTTAGAAATCGTTTGGATATATTTATAATTATTGTATTAATTTTAGGAGTTTTAGTATGA
- a CDS encoding ribbon-helix-helix domain-containing protein: MYKTVKPTTFTLSLELLEDLDIMSKELGKKKTAIISEALEMYMDYQDIQLAKKRLNDSSGTISHDELLKELGI, from the coding sequence ATGTATAAAACAGTTAAACCAACAACATTTACTCTATCTTTAGAATTACTTGAAGATTTAGACATAATGTCAAAAGAGTTAGGGAAAAAGAAAACAGCAATTATTAGTGAAGCCCTTGAGATGTATATGGATTATCAAGATATACAACTTGCTAAAAAAAGGTTAAATGATAGTAGTGGAACAATTAGCCATGATGAGTTATTAAAAGAATTGGGTATTTAG
- a CDS encoding response regulator transcription factor produces MIEDDLELAQIITDYLKSFDIEVINTDSPYNGLSMLNVHKDYQLIILDLTLPEIDGLELIPKIREKSNIPIIISSARDDILDKVMGLERGADDYLPKPYNPRELQARIKTILKRVDLQNEPKKTEQNSLFEVREDDMQILFKGVALTLTLAEYDILKLLIQRNHGVVAREDFIYASDNIEDESSLKNIDVIISRIRTKLSKIDDSQTYIKSVRGIGYQLV; encoded by the coding sequence ATGATAGAAGATGATTTAGAATTAGCTCAAATCATCACTGATTATCTAAAATCATTTGATATTGAAGTTATCAACACAGATAGTCCATACAATGGACTATCTATGCTTAATGTACATAAAGATTATCAACTAATAATTTTGGATTTAACTCTTCCTGAAATTGATGGGTTAGAACTTATTCCAAAAATAAGAGAAAAATCTAATATTCCAATTATTATAAGTTCAGCACGAGATGATATTTTGGACAAAGTTATGGGATTAGAAAGAGGAGCAGATGATTATCTTCCAAAACCATATAATCCAAGAGAACTTCAAGCAAGAATCAAAACTATATTAAAACGTGTTGATTTACAAAATGAACCTAAAAAAACTGAACAAAATTCACTTTTTGAAGTAAGAGAAGATGATATGCAAATACTTTTCAAAGGTGTTGCTTTAACTCTTACATTAGCTGAATATGATATTTTAAAGCTACTAATTCAAAGAAATCATGGTGTTGTGGCAAGAGAAGATTTCATTTACGCAAGTGACAATATTGAAGATGAATCTTCACTTAAAAATATTGATGTAATTATTTCAAGAATTAGAACTAAATTATCAAAAATTGATGATAGTCAAACTTATATCAAATCAGTAAGAGGTATTGGATATCAGTTAGTATGA